From Priestia aryabhattai, one genomic window encodes:
- a CDS encoding peptidoglycan D,D-transpeptidase FtsI family protein: MKIIHKRIYITLIFILLLISGLGARLVQLQLVSTESFTDKNINLIEGSVKQRTQEMVVDDGRGKFEDKNGQSLTSITHNRLVLFPFLEKMKWPVQQVSEIVGMKPQELTNRLANAKTPVVITKELSLAQVEKINALKVPGVFGIPLKDERPVPLAEHLIGLEAQSKQIIEEKYSDKLKNGAIKSTTPVGISGMQRTFDEFLLPEQESKLLYHVDRLGGPMFGIDVKYTGTANPYYPVSVRTTLDLSAQELVEDTLNHYKLKDGGAVLIDIKNNKVIAMASRPSINKKDPFKKQNGSDSVENRLLTPQTPGSIFKTVTAAAALEQNKIQPSFTYNCDKSIYGNNVEKDHQKGQLTFEESFAQSCNATFAQLAKEMITSNPNTLEQYADKLGLIQPVGWTGDVFHFEHFKQFLGEKTGRVWTNEGEKKVPNAVAQTAIGQLDVKVTPLAVANMMATIARGGEKKQVKAVDALEYKNNTSLYTFKGHDLKGDTINEATAASMQQLLKDVVQSEKGTGRRFQTLPYEVAGKSGTAEINVKDDIVNKWFAGYFPADDPKYAMVVVDLNTKSAISPTNSVFYDIVKGMYDLNTR, translated from the coding sequence ATGAAAATAATTCACAAGCGAATTTATATTACTCTTATTTTTATTTTATTATTAATTAGTGGACTAGGAGCAAGGCTTGTTCAACTTCAGCTTGTCAGCACGGAATCTTTTACCGACAAAAATATTAATTTAATTGAAGGAAGCGTAAAACAGCGTACGCAGGAAATGGTGGTAGACGACGGGCGAGGGAAATTTGAAGATAAAAATGGACAGTCTTTAACATCTATCACGCATAATCGCTTAGTCCTGTTTCCATTTTTAGAAAAAATGAAGTGGCCTGTTCAGCAAGTAAGCGAAATTGTGGGAATGAAACCACAGGAACTGACTAACAGACTAGCGAATGCTAAAACACCGGTTGTTATTACGAAAGAGTTATCGCTTGCACAAGTCGAAAAAATAAATGCATTAAAGGTACCTGGTGTGTTTGGAATTCCTTTGAAAGATGAGCGTCCAGTTCCTCTTGCTGAACATTTAATCGGACTAGAGGCACAAAGCAAACAAATAATTGAAGAGAAGTACAGTGACAAATTGAAAAATGGAGCAATTAAATCAACTACGCCTGTAGGTATCTCAGGGATGCAGAGGACTTTTGACGAGTTTTTGTTGCCTGAACAGGAGTCTAAGCTTCTTTATCATGTTGATCGCCTAGGCGGGCCTATGTTTGGCATCGATGTAAAATATACGGGCACAGCTAACCCTTATTATCCAGTCAGCGTGCGTACGACGCTTGATTTGTCTGCTCAGGAGCTAGTGGAGGATACATTAAATCATTATAAGTTAAAAGACGGAGGAGCCGTCTTGATTGATATAAAAAACAATAAAGTTATTGCGATGGCCAGCAGACCTTCCATTAATAAGAAAGATCCATTTAAAAAACAAAACGGTTCAGACAGCGTAGAAAATCGTTTGTTAACGCCACAAACTCCTGGATCTATATTTAAGACCGTAACAGCAGCTGCAGCGCTTGAACAAAATAAAATTCAGCCTTCTTTTACCTATAACTGTGATAAAAGTATTTATGGCAATAATGTAGAAAAAGATCATCAAAAAGGGCAGCTGACGTTTGAAGAAAGTTTCGCGCAAAGCTGCAATGCAACGTTTGCCCAGCTTGCAAAAGAAATGATAACATCTAATCCAAATACCCTTGAACAATACGCTGATAAATTAGGGCTTATTCAGCCTGTAGGATGGACGGGCGACGTGTTTCACTTTGAGCATTTTAAGCAGTTTTTAGGAGAAAAAACAGGAAGAGTCTGGACAAATGAAGGAGAAAAAAAAGTACCAAATGCTGTAGCGCAAACGGCAATTGGGCAGCTTGATGTAAAAGTGACTCCGCTTGCAGTAGCAAATATGATGGCGACAATTGCACGCGGAGGAGAAAAGAAGCAAGTAAAAGCTGTAGATGCCCTAGAGTATAAAAACAACACGTCATTGTATACATTTAAAGGGCATGATCTAAAAGGAGATACGATTAATGAAGCCACAGCTGCTTCTATGCAGCAGCTTTTAAAAGACGTCGTACAGAGCGAAAAAGGAACAGGAAGAAGATTTCAAACGCTTCCTTATGAAGTAGCAGGAAAGTCAGGAACTGCTGAAATCAATGTGAAAGACGATATCGTCAATAAATGGTTTGCGGGTTACTTTCCTGCAGATGATCCAAAATATGCAATGGTAGTAGTGGATTTAAATACAAAAAGTGCGATATCTCCCACAAACAGCGTATTTTATGATATTGTTAAAGGGATGTATGACTTAAATACACGTTAA
- a CDS encoding isochorismatase family protein produces MKMKDIDFTKTALVLIDLQKGIVPIGGDEIVERSVQLVNRFREQNGFISFVRVDFQDGKDALTPETDQKSSAPQERPADWAEFDPRLNVQEHDYIVTKRQWGAFFGTDLDLQLRRRGIDTIVLCGIATNIGVESTAREAFQYGYNQIFITDAMATFTKEEHEATLSYIFPKIGKLRTTQQFLTEN; encoded by the coding sequence ATGAAGATGAAAGATATCGATTTTACTAAAACAGCGCTTGTTTTAATTGATTTACAAAAAGGGATTGTTCCAATTGGCGGAGATGAAATTGTGGAGCGATCTGTTCAGCTTGTGAATCGTTTCCGCGAACAAAATGGATTTATTAGCTTTGTACGAGTAGATTTTCAAGATGGAAAAGATGCGTTGACGCCAGAAACGGATCAAAAATCATCTGCTCCTCAAGAAAGACCTGCAGACTGGGCGGAATTCGATCCACGACTTAATGTGCAAGAGCACGATTACATTGTGACAAAACGTCAGTGGGGAGCATTTTTTGGGACGGATTTAGACCTTCAACTTCGCCGAAGAGGAATTGATACAATTGTCCTTTGCGGAATTGCAACAAATATTGGCGTGGAAAGCACTGCTCGTGAAGCATTTCAATATGGGTATAACCAAATTTTTATCACGGATGCCATGGCAACATTTACAAAAGAAGAACATGAAGCAACTCTTTCTTACATCTTTCCGAAAATAGGAAAGTTAAGAACAACTCAACAATTTTTAACGGAAAATTAA
- the greA gene encoding transcription elongation factor GreA, translated as MAQEKVFPMTEEGKLKLEQELEYLKTVKRKEVVERIKIARSFGDLSENSEYDSAKDEQAFVEGRITTLENMIRNAKIIEEDVENSSIVSLGKSVTFVELPDGDEETYTIVGSAEADPFEGKISNDSPIAKSLMGKQIGDQVTVQTPGGDMSVKIVSVK; from the coding sequence ATGGCACAAGAAAAAGTATTTCCAATGACAGAAGAAGGAAAGCTAAAGCTAGAGCAAGAGCTAGAATATTTAAAAACAGTAAAACGTAAAGAAGTTGTAGAGCGTATCAAGATCGCCCGCAGTTTTGGAGATTTATCGGAGAACTCTGAGTACGATTCTGCAAAAGACGAGCAGGCTTTCGTTGAAGGCCGTATTACGACGCTTGAGAATATGATTCGCAATGCGAAAATCATTGAAGAAGATGTAGAAAATTCTTCTATTGTATCATTAGGTAAATCTGTAACGTTTGTAGAATTACCAGATGGTGACGAAGAAACATATACAATTGTAGGTAGTGCAGAAGCAGATCCATTTGAAGGGAAAATTTCAAATGATTCACCAATTGCTAAAAGCCTAATGGGCAAACAAATTGGAGATCAAGTAACTGTTCAAACTCCTGGTGGAGATATGTCAGTGAAAATTGTATCTGTTAAGTAA
- the udk gene encoding uridine kinase, protein MGKKPVVIGIAGGSGSGKTTVTKAIYEYFKGHSIMLLEQDYYYKDQSDVPFEQRLQTNYDHPLAFDNDLLIEHLQNLLNYESIDKPVYDYAIHTRSEKVIREEPKDVIILEGILVLEDQRLRNLMDIKLYVDTDADLRIIRRMLRDIKERERTLESVVDQYVSVVRPMHNQFVEPTKRYADIIIPEGGQNHVAIDLMVTKIQTILEQNAIL, encoded by the coding sequence ATGGGGAAAAAGCCCGTTGTAATCGGTATCGCTGGTGGATCCGGTTCTGGTAAAACAACTGTAACCAAAGCTATTTATGAGTATTTTAAAGGGCATTCTATTATGCTTCTTGAGCAAGACTATTATTATAAAGATCAAAGCGATGTACCGTTCGAACAGCGTTTGCAAACAAACTACGATCATCCTTTAGCATTTGATAATGATTTGCTGATTGAACACTTGCAAAACTTATTAAATTATGAGAGCATTGACAAACCGGTATATGATTACGCAATTCATACCCGTTCTGAAAAGGTAATTAGGGAAGAACCAAAAGATGTTATTATCTTAGAAGGTATTCTTGTACTAGAAGATCAGCGCTTGCGTAATTTAATGGATATCAAGTTATACGTAGATACAGATGCGGATCTTCGTATCATTCGTCGTATGCTTCGTGATATTAAAGAGCGAGAGCGTACGCTTGAGTCCGTTGTTGATCAATACGTATCTGTGGTTCGCCCGATGCATAATCAGTTTGTTGAACCAACAAAACGTTATGCAGATATTATCATTCCTGAAGGCGGTCAAAACCACGTAGCGATTGACTTGATGGTCACTAAAATTCAAACAATTCTTGAACAAAATGCCATTTTATAA
- a CDS encoding peptidase U32 family protein has translation MAVQIDTVVEGKRVITKKPELLAPAGNLEKLKVAVHYGADAVFIGGKEFGLRSNADNFTFEEMAEGVQFANKYGARIYVTTNIFAHNENMDGLEDYLMGLERAGVSGIIVADPLIIETCRRVAPKLEVHLSTQQSLSNWKAVQFWKEEGLERVVLARETGAEEMREMKEKVDIEIEAFIHGAMCIAYSGRCVLSNHMTARDSNRGGCCQSCRWDYDLFKVEDGKTETALFDEQDDPFAMSPKDLNLIQSIPQMIELGIDSLKIEGRMKSIHYIATVVSVYRKVIDAYCADPENFVIQKEWLDELDKCANRDTAPAFFEGVPGVDEQMFGVHGKKTKFDFAGLVLNYDEETSIVTLQQRNYFKPGEEVEFFGPEIKNFTQKIDKIWDEDGNELDAARHPLQIVKFKVDQPLFSYNMMRKGI, from the coding sequence ATGGCTGTTCAAATCGATACTGTAGTAGAAGGTAAACGAGTTATTACTAAGAAGCCTGAGTTGTTAGCTCCAGCCGGTAACCTTGAAAAATTAAAAGTTGCCGTACACTATGGAGCAGATGCTGTATTTATCGGAGGAAAAGAGTTTGGCCTTCGTTCAAATGCAGATAACTTTACATTTGAAGAAATGGCAGAAGGTGTTCAGTTTGCAAACAAATACGGCGCGCGTATTTATGTTACAACAAACATTTTTGCTCACAATGAAAATATGGACGGACTTGAAGACTACTTAATGGGATTAGAGCGCGCTGGTGTTTCTGGAATCATCGTAGCTGATCCGTTAATCATTGAAACCTGTCGACGCGTTGCACCTAAGCTTGAAGTACATTTAAGTACACAGCAATCACTCTCAAACTGGAAGGCCGTTCAGTTCTGGAAAGAAGAAGGGTTAGAACGTGTTGTGCTGGCTCGTGAAACGGGTGCTGAAGAAATGCGCGAAATGAAAGAAAAAGTGGATATTGAAATTGAAGCTTTTATTCACGGAGCGATGTGTATTGCTTATTCAGGACGCTGCGTGCTAAGTAACCATATGACAGCGCGTGATTCAAACCGTGGAGGCTGCTGTCAATCATGCCGTTGGGACTATGATTTATTTAAAGTAGAAGACGGCAAAACGGAAACGGCTTTATTTGATGAACAAGACGATCCGTTTGCGATGAGTCCAAAAGACTTAAATTTAATTCAATCTATCCCTCAAATGATTGAGCTGGGTATTGATAGCTTGAAAATTGAAGGACGTATGAAATCGATTCACTATATTGCAACAGTGGTGAGCGTATATCGTAAAGTGATTGACGCATACTGTGCAGATCCTGAGAATTTTGTTATTCAAAAAGAATGGCTTGATGAACTAGACAAATGTGCAAACCGCGATACGGCTCCTGCCTTTTTTGAAGGAGTTCCTGGAGTGGATGAGCAAATGTTTGGCGTACACGGCAAGAAAACAAAATTTGATTTTGCTGGTTTAGTATTGAATTATGATGAAGAAACAAGCATCGTGACATTGCAACAGCGTAACTATTTTAAACCGGGAGAAGAAGTGGAATTTTTCGGTCCGGAAATTAAAAACTTTACGCAAAAAATAGATAAAATTTGGGACGAAGATGGCAATGAATTAGATGCTGCGCGTCATCCGCTGCAAATTGTGAAATTTAAAGTGGACCAACCTCTATTTTCATATAACATGATGCGAAAGGGGATTTAA
- a CDS encoding peptidase U32 family protein, translating to MKKPELLVTPTAVSEIESLLQAGATAIMVGEQRYGLRLAGEFKREDIVEAVNIAHQHDAKVYVAMNGLFHNDKIAELNEYILFLKEASVDAIVFGDPAVLMAVRETAPEMKMHWSTETTGTNWYSCNYWGRKGAKRAVLARELSMDSIIDIKEKAEVEIEVQVHGMTCMFQSKRSLLGNYFEYQGKVMEIENRKVEKDMFLLDNERNNKYPIFEDENGTHIMSPNDMCIIDELSEMIDAEVDVFKIDGVLKSPQYILEVTKKYRQAIDLCVDDREEYENVKDDLLEEIESLQPINRPLDTGFFFKETVY from the coding sequence ATGAAAAAACCAGAACTATTAGTGACACCAACTGCAGTTTCGGAAATCGAATCATTACTACAAGCTGGAGCAACAGCTATTATGGTTGGTGAACAGCGCTACGGTTTGCGTTTAGCAGGTGAATTCAAACGTGAAGATATCGTAGAAGCTGTGAATATTGCTCATCAGCATGATGCAAAAGTCTACGTAGCGATGAACGGATTATTTCACAATGATAAAATCGCCGAATTAAATGAATATATTTTATTCTTAAAAGAAGCAAGCGTGGATGCGATTGTATTTGGAGATCCTGCTGTATTGATGGCAGTGCGTGAAACAGCTCCAGAAATGAAGATGCACTGGAGTACTGAAACAACGGGAACAAACTGGTATTCATGTAACTACTGGGGTCGTAAAGGAGCTAAGCGTGCAGTTCTTGCTCGTGAGCTAAGCATGGATAGCATTATTGATATCAAAGAAAAAGCCGAAGTGGAAATTGAAGTTCAGGTGCATGGCATGACGTGTATGTTCCAATCAAAACGTTCACTTCTTGGCAACTACTTTGAGTATCAAGGAAAAGTCATGGAAATTGAAAATCGTAAAGTAGAAAAAGATATGTTTTTACTTGATAATGAGCGAAACAATAAGTATCCAATTTTCGAAGATGAAAATGGAACGCATATTATGAGTCCAAATGATATGTGTATTATTGATGAGCTGTCAGAAATGATTGACGCTGAAGTAGATGTATTCAAAATTGACGGCGTATTAAAGTCACCGCAATATATTTTAGAAGTAACAAAAAAATATCGTCAAGCGATTGATTTATGTGTAGATGACCGTGAAGAATACGAAAACGTTAAAGATGATTTGTTAGAAGAAATTGAAAGCTTGCAGCCAATTAACCGCCCGTTAGACACAGGGTTTTTCTTTAAAGAAACGGTATATTAA
- a CDS encoding O-methyltransferase gives MLLQNVEQYVEQLIPKRQELIEEMEAYAKEHHVPIMELIGVETLLQILRLHQPKYILEIGTAIAYSSIRMTHALPEARVVTVERNEERYQKAQEFIERAGKQDKIVSLFGDALELRDEIERHGPYDAIFIDAAKGQYQRFFEHYEPMLSSKGMIISDNVLFKGHVATDLAEVETRRRRSLIKKIQAYNTWLMNHPDYYTTILPIGDGIAISIKRGDQE, from the coding sequence TTGCTTTTACAAAACGTAGAGCAGTATGTCGAACAGCTTATTCCTAAGCGCCAGGAGCTTATTGAAGAAATGGAAGCTTATGCAAAAGAACATCACGTTCCGATTATGGAATTGATTGGTGTTGAAACGCTATTGCAAATTCTTCGTCTTCATCAGCCAAAATATATATTAGAAATTGGAACAGCCATTGCATATTCGTCTATTCGAATGACCCATGCGCTTCCAGAGGCACGAGTGGTTACGGTAGAACGAAATGAAGAGCGTTACCAAAAAGCGCAAGAGTTTATTGAACGGGCAGGAAAACAAGATAAAATTGTGTCGTTGTTTGGAGATGCACTAGAGCTTAGAGATGAAATTGAACGTCATGGTCCTTATGATGCAATCTTTATCGATGCAGCTAAAGGTCAGTATCAGCGTTTTTTTGAACATTATGAGCCGATGCTATCTTCTAAAGGAATGATTATTTCGGATAACGTACTATTTAAAGGTCACGTAGCGACTGATTTGGCGGAAGTAGAAACACGTCGACGCCGCAGCTTAATTAAAAAAATTCAGGCATACAATACGTGGCTGATGAATCATCCCGATTATTATACAACTATTCTCCCTATTGGAGACGGAATCGCGATTAGTATTAAAAGAGGTGACCAAGAATGA